The Glycine max cultivar Williams 82 chromosome 17, Glycine_max_v4.0, whole genome shotgun sequence genome contains the following window.
TGAAATTTTTTACACAGCATATTCACACGGTGTTGAATTTAGCATGCGTCCATCAAATGAATTTTGTTTGCTCAAAAGAAGGTTACAAAGTATTTAAAGAACAAGGTGGATTAACCATCAAGGCTAGAAAAATCACTAGAAAGATGTAATGCAAAGGTTGGTTTCTCAATGGTACACGAAGGCAAATATAAGCTTGCCACTAAAGGCCACGTGCGTGCACTTTCTTCACCTACATTAGCTTATTATATACATGCGTAGTAGAGCAAATATTGGACCTTCAAAAACACACCTTGATTAtcaaaatgttgggtgcacacAAAAGGATTTCCAAAATTGTTTGGGAGATTTGAAGACCTTGATTAAAGATTCCAATGCATATGTCTTTTTTGATAACTTGAAGAGAAAGCAAGAAGCAGATTTCTCATTTTAATATGCATACTAGGTAGACGATGAAGATCGACTGAAACATGTTTTGGGAAAATGATATTTGTGGGAAAAAAGTCTTTGTTCGAGGATGTGATTTCATTTGATACCAGATATGAAACAAATAAGTATTCAATGATTTTTACACCATTTACCATATCAAACCACCATAGACAATGAGTTATTTTTGGAGTTGCCTTTTTAACCGATGATGGGACATAAACCAAATTTTATAGTGATAGATCAAGGTCTTGCCATGAAAAttgcaataaagaaaaaagtttgtTCATCCACTACTAGAAAAGTGGGATTTTACGACAGCCATTTTACGTCGGTTGATGGAAAACCGGCTTAGAAAGAACATAATGGCATTTTGGTAAATAAATGCAACACCTCTATTACGGTTTTCGGAAAAAACACCTTTAAAAGACCGtaattttaagacggtttttataaaaaccgcgTTAGAATATgactacattttttaatatttcattttctcCCTCCAGCCTCTCGCGTTCTCACTCTTCAACTTCCCTCTCATTCTTCAACTCCGCTTCTAGGGTTCCGCCGTCATCGCTGGTGCCCTCCTCGATGCTCTTCCTCCTCTAGGGTTCCTTAGCCGTCATCGCTGACGCCATCATACCATACATGTAACGTGCTTCATCTTCactttttttgttcttcttcttcttcgttttgcTTCTGCCAATTTCGATGTCGGCAATTCCTATTACCTCCAGCTATGCTTCCACCTTTTCTTATTCTGCTGTGTATGCTCTTCATGAGAAAGACACGACACGGCGATGAAGACGGAGAACAGTGGTGTTTGTGTATGTAcacttaattgtatttttgtttctgCCCTTTGTCTAGTCTAGTACACTTGTATATGCAAAATCTAGTCTTGTATGCAGTGTCTGTTCTAGCAGTGCGTCTCTCTTTTCCATATATGTAGTTATTTACTTGTAAGTATAAAAAGATGCTTATGAAACTAATATTATCTACAACATTTATTTTCTCCTGAATTCTGCAGTGAAGATGTAATTGTAGCTCTGACTGATATCTTGAAGCTACCTCTAATGGATAAAAGCAATGGTTGCAGCTTCTCTAGCATATCTTCAATTGCTGTCTTTTCaagtgttgtttttgttgtctcCTTGATTTTTGTTCGTCTCCTTTATGTCTTATACTGTAGCAGCAAGCCCTTGAGCAAAAGGGCTTCAAAACCTTTTAGTACCCTTATTATTTTAGGATCAGGTTTgcactttcttttccttcttttccattCATATCAAAACATTTCATGAGAATTCcacaaatttatagttttatctGCTGTAGGTGGTCATATTGCTGAGATGCTTAATCTACTGGCAGTGTTACAGAAAGGTAGGTTTAATCCAAGATTCTACATTGTTGTTGCTATTGATAATATGAGTCTTCAAAAAGCTCAGTTGTTGGAGAATTCCCTGGCTGCTGAGGTTCTATTTTTTGCTATGTCTCTCAAAGTACCTTTTATTCAATgaactatatttttcttttttttttctttggtgtgtgtgtgggtgtttTGGTGGGGGTGAGGGGGAgttctaaaatataaattggGTAGTTTTTAACTTGGTGCTCCTTTATTGCAACATATGGATCAATATGTTAATGGCTATAGAAATAGGTGTTCAACACTTTGTTTATGCtttcatttgataattataGGAAAATTATGGAACTCTTTGTTTGGAGATAGTATATAGGCTGAAGTCCTGTATATTTAGATGTCACAATAATTGGCTTTGATTGATGATTATAAGCATGACTACTGCTAATGATTCAACCTGTTGCTTGAATAGGTAGATCCAAAGCAATGTTGTCTGGTGCATTATAGTTTTGTTACATGACTGTATCTAGGAATCTAATAATAGCTTATTGCCACAAGAACTTTGTAGTCTTTAATTATCTGCCATTATCCttgatgaaaattatttttaaatactaaattaaaatatctgtattttttaaatggtaTCGATAATATGTTTTGCTGATTTCTGCCATTCTTTCTGGTTTGCTAATCTCAAACTTTTGCCAGTTGCAGATTTGGGGACAGGAAATAGACAATATATATCTATCTAACTTGTCCTTTTCTGTTTTCCATTTCTTCTATTGACATATATGTAGCTTATCAGTTTTGGAGAGCATCATTACCTGCCAAAATCAAACATGTTAACGAATTTGattcaattaaataattcttATTTGACTCAATTAAATAACATGCTAACGAACATATAATAATAGCTATAAGTTTGAACTTAGAATTACATGCAGACTGTCTAAACCTTCACCACTAACACTAACCTATCCTAATGAGTTTAATCTCTTAATATATTTAGTACGTTCATGATGAATCAGAAACTTTATCTgatattgatgatgaagaagttgATTTGTACATTCATGATGAGGAGGGGAAGCATATCAAGAAGATACTGTGGGAAACAGCAAATAGGGAGCATCTTGAGGTACAGATAACTTTAtctactattttctttttaatagtgCTAGATCAAGTTGtctgttaagtttttttttcctactatCTATCGTGATTAGAAGTTCAAATTCAGAACTGGGTGCTTGTACTTTTGTTTATTCCTGGTTTTCTGTTTAATTTTAGGCTTATTTGGGAGGTTAATCTGCACGGATCTCACTcaatcttccttttttttttttcaggagcAGGCAGCCAAGGAAGCAGCTGCAGCAGCTAGCAAGAAAGCTTTTGAGGCAAAATTTGAAAACTGTTCGGAGGATATACTAGCGGCAAGAGAGCTTGCTGCATCTTCTACTGAAGCTGTGGCAAAATCCAAAAAGGTACTTTCTGAATCTTGTGAGGTTCTTCGTGTGAAATTAGACCACAAGTAACttaagataaatatttcattaaatccACTGTTAGATTTTTATCTCTCATTACATAAATTATGTCAAGAAGTGTCATGTCAACTTGATTTTAATCCTTTATTAGTACAtcatttaattaacataaatatgaTTTCCATAATTTATAAAACTGACTACTAGATTTTGGCTTATCAATAaccaatttatttgaaatttgatattCACGAACACTATATTTCTCACAATTCAATGGTAAGATTGATGAAGATCACATAAAATAAGTTACTCAATTGTCGAAGTGTTTCAATTCTTTATAATGTCGTTCATGTTTTACTAACATGGGCATTAGTTTGGAATTAGTTgctatgaaataaaaaattgggaCTTCATGGCCAGTGCAAGTAGAAAGTGCTAATTACCactgaaaaatatatttgtgattgacagaattttttttaactgctttattttcaaattgattaTACTCCTCGATATACTTTTCAATGGTTGTGCTTTCGTAGAGTGGATCCAATAGTTAtgcactgtttttttttttttgtttacatagtATCATTTATGCTGCATAAACTACTGCAAGACTTCAagcgtataattttttttgtttgttaaataCACTATTGCAggaaatgagacagaaacgagCTTATGAGGCAAAAAATACAAGGCCAGCTCAATCTGCTGCAGAGGCCTTTGGCCAAATGTCTAATAAAAAAAGGGTATTTATTCAACAAGAAACATACATTTTCTTTAGATATTCTTGTAGCCCAATACATTGTATATTTGTAAAATGTCCTGTATATTCTGCTTGgttgtatgtattttttaaactcctagtttctttttttaggaGATTTTAACATTGATGTAGTTTAGTCTATATATTGACGTTATGTGCAGTCTTTTGAAATGAGGAATAAAGTTAAGTTGATCTATTTTGTCACTCCTACCCTTTATAActaaattattgtaacaaagttctatttcataaattatatttggttaagataatgataaatataaGATTTGAGTAAGACcttaattattatgttaaaacttATCGTGAGAAAATTTATTTCTACGTCTACATTTAATATACATTGAGCTTATATGATCCTTCATAATAAAAGTATTGAATTATATTCCTTTAAATCAAGTTAGTTGATTAAATTATAGAACATAAATTGTAAGTACgtgttttgtctttttttattcacttattccTTTTTCTGGTGCTATATTTCCTTATTCTTTCTGATTCCCTTCATTCTTTCCTTTGCAAGACATTATGAGCCTCctttttgaaaaagaatataaaattgtatatataagTGTGCAACTTAGAAATAAATGGTATGAATGAATTGTGGCACAATAAATTACAATattaaatgcaaaataaaaCTGCATTCCCTTAAGcatattaaattgattaaattacGGAACATTAATTGTGACTATGCAATGtgcttatcttttttttttactccctTATTTCTTCCCTCCTTCTTACAAGCCGAATTATgagtcttatttatttaatttaaatataatataaagggAAGGAATGATGTCCAATTCAAAGCAAAGGAAAACCTGTAGACTCAAATATCAATTAGGAGGTAatctttttattctaaaataaatatttttttaggttattttacacatataaaaattaataaataaataaaagagaataatattaatattagattaaaaactGGGTGCTTGTACTTTTGTTTGTTCCTAGTTTTCTGTTTAATTTTATGCTTATTTGGGAGGCTAATATGCACGGATCTCACTcaatcttccttttttttttcaggagcAGGCAGCCAAGGAAGCAGCTGCAGCAGCTAACAAGAAAGCTTTTGAGGCAAAATTTGGAAACTGTTCGGAGGATATACTAGCGGCAAGAGAGCTTGCTGCATCTTCTACTGAAGCTGTGGCAAAATCCAGAAAGGTTAGAGGTGTTCATGTTAGAGGTTATGGTGTTCATGTTCGATTTATAGTTATAGACCATTTTTTGGCTAGTACCTAGTAGCATAAGATTTTAGAAGAGTTGGTCCTCAACATGGTATATCGAAGTGCTTATGGCCAATAGGTTAGAGGTTTCCTGGCTTCAAGCCTAAAGATTTTACACGTGAGGGGGAATCTGAGGTATAAATTGTTCCTGACACAATAGCACTGCACTAGCTTAAACTCTTCGGATAGTTGCTGCTTGAGAGTTTGACTTAAACTTGTTCGATTGAGTCTGCAATTTTTGGGACCTACTTtaggaaggaaggaaggaaatgTTCGTAAGCATACATGCTCCAATAAGTCATGAGTCATgttccttatttttcttcctcccttttctttttattggtcCGTCATCTGTCATCTCCTTACTTCTACTTCCTATGTTATTGGGGGTTGCTAAAGCTTTCTTCTACTTATGTTCAATGCATTATGCATAACTCATCTTTGAATCAGTCATGCTTGTGTGTGTATACATAGTCTAAAAATCCCATGGgattcctttgtaaaaccccaGGATCAAGGGATTAGGTAAATCCAAAAATTACTAGGTTATGATACATTTGTAATTATTAAgagaatatttgtttttgtattttctagTAGGATctgattattaaatttttctgGAGTTTGTTCTCTTTTAATGCATATTTTCCTAGTTGATAGGGGATGTTGATGTGTGATTGGCTGGATTGTTGCTGGGTGGGTGCTTGGGTGACTTGGCCTATTAGAGTTGATGGTATGTTTGATCAGCACGATTTAGCCCAATCCACTGTTAGGTGGGTGGTTTGTAACTGTCCAGAACAGACGAGTAGAAAAGGAACTCAAAAGTGAACTGTTGCTCCCTAGGGTCCATATGGGCGATAGAACTATCATTTGGAACTCTAATTTCAAATCCTTGAGAATTCAGGTTTAAGGCTTCTTTGTTGACATCTTTTTAGATAAAGATGATCTTAGATTTTTTGTGATTTAGGGTTTTTTTATGTGTGTGCAGCTTTGTTGGTCAAATTTtttagattcattttaattattcacaTAAGATCTTCTgaaattgttaataaattacTGACAATACTTGTTTGCTTGTAGAATTTGCAGGGTCTCAAATCTAAAGTCAATTTTGAACTCCTGAATGAATTGTTTGATGAAATGGTAATTCTCTCTAgaactgttttttctttttaatgcaTGTAATAATATTGATACTTTTTGAGTTCcaccaacacaagaaaatatCTCATATTAAAaccttgtttggataaacttctcattAGCTActtaaaagagaagaaaataaaaggataaaatgaataaatttcctataagttaaaaattaggTTATGCATATGCTAACTTATAGAAAGAAGGATATCCCATTTAGCTTCTCCTAAACCTGATTTTAACGGatacataagctaattttaacttattagagaccttcaattcattttatcttttttttttctcacaagtGTTTCTTAAGTCCAAAGAGGACCTAGgttcttgtttggataaattctTCTTTAAGAACTTACAGGGGATGGAAATAAGaagtttaaataagttttttctcCTACGAATATTGCTAAGGGcattggttaagaaattaaaaagagaaagtattTATTATGAAGAATCATAGGAGAGTGCAAAAAATATCATGGGTATTGTAATTTTATGCCtcccaataaaaatatttctatttttagttccttaacCAATAATATCCTTTGGACACTGGCTGGCATTTGTCTTCTCCTACAatctaaaattagcttatgggagaagtttatttcattttttcttcttattttcctcTCTATCGAAAAACTTATGCAAATAGGCCTAAATGATTTTGCTTTACCTGCCTGACATTTCATTCTTGATTTACTGGATAGTTTGACATTGCTTTATCTCAACATGTTTAAAAGACAAATTTGGAAAATAGTACCTATATTATAGTTCTTTAAATCAAGATGTTGGACTTCATTTAAATGTTCTTTCATATGCAAGATACACAGGAAAATACCGATGGTCTCAAGAAACAGAAGAAAGTACCTATAATTTGTTTTCGGAGCATTCTTTAACACTGTTTAATTGCCTAAAAGGATTATAAAACTGTATTATGTATACACATAGTTAATAGTAATAGAGTTTCCAGTTTTTTCattattctacatcggttgagtgataaacgatgtagaaacccttcaaattctacatcggttgacttATAACTGATGTAGAAACCTTGCCATTTCtacccattctacatcggttcagtaataaacgatgtagaaatccttcaaattctacatcgattaacttataaccgatgtagaaaccttGCCATTATtacccattctacatcggttgattgataatcgatgtagaaaccctatcattcaacatcggtttcagtcttagaaccgatgtagaaagctcacattctacatcggttgagctacacaaccgatgtagaaaggtcATCCTTCAAAGATGGTTCTTGAACCGATGTCGGTATTCAACGACACTGTGTTACCACCACGCgtcataaccgatgtagaaagtccATTAGAATCGATGTAGAAggcctttttttagtagtgatctTCTCATAGATTTTGCATGTGGCATATTATGAAAAAAGTTTATGAAAAGGTGGGTGTTTATTTGAATTCCAATGATGAGTTTAAAGAAAGTTTCAAATCATGTGTTTCAAGTTCAAAGACGACAGATGAATTTGAAGCAACATGGAATTTCATCATGATTAAGTTTGATTTGCAAAAGAATGATCGACTCTCTCATACGCAGAAGCATGTGGATCCCGACTTACTTCAAAGACATTTTTGTTTGGGATATTGATAACAACATCTATATCATATAGTCAAAATTCCTTCTAcagtaattttattaatttcaatgtTATATTCCCTTATCAATTGGTGAACAAAGTTGTCAATTGGCTTAAATGAAATACCAGGTAATTACATTGTCGATTGGTGAACAAAGTTGGCTACTAGTAAGCCTATTCCTCTTGTCGATGGCAAGGTCTTGGAGGGTCTTTTGAATAGAAAAATGAGAGTCAACTTATATCAAATGTGTGGAATCACTTATTTGCTTGTTTGCTTGTATGCATGAAACTAGAcagtttgaggaaaaattgctTCTTCGGATAAATGGAATTATTGACAATAAAAAGCAATTGATTGAATTTAAGGGAGATTTTATTCATGACAAGACAAAAGTAGAGACTTTTATTGGATGCAACTTCCTAAAGAGGTTGATGCTTCTATTTGTTGAGAATACAAGTTGTGTAGACTTCAACCAagcttccttttcttgttttccATGTTATTCATTTTCTGGCTTGGGACTGTCGCAACATAGGCCACAACGAGAtggcaaaataaaaattatttagataaatgaattgtttttcaaaaaatggaaaatttgaggagtcgccaccaacgtttgtttaaggaaaacaatgaaaaaccaaaaaggataAGAAATGGTCTACAGTTTGAGAAAAGGGATTTGGGAGTCGTTTACGCGCGAGGAAGGTGTTAACACCTCACCTGTCCGTCATGAAAATGACTGTCTTTAATCGAGTgcattaaaaataaagtgactttTAATTACTTATCTTCCATTGAAAACAtgcattatattttgttatatttttttatttagaaaaggaaatcaaatttttatttttattttttcaaaaaaaaggatttttttttgggtcGACAAGGAATTTgtcctcgctcctacgtatcctcaagtgcaaTGAGAAAATCATACTTATGTAGTTCTTTGTAGAAAAAGAGGTTGTGTGTTGAgttgcttttattttattttgaaaggttTTGATTTTTTGGTAAACTTTGTAaagtcaagcaagtcggagacccatcatgacattcacaaaatttactcacactTTATCCAAACACtgtcaagcaagtcggagacccaacatgaagTGCATGAAAAAAGGACAATTGAGTGATCatttatttgagaatttttatcttttttagaaAAGACCTTAGTTTATGGTAAAATTTGTGAactcaagcaagtcggagacccaacatgtcattcacaaaatttactcacacGCTATTGAAACACCGCCAAGCAAGTCAAAGACCTAGCATGGAGTGCACAGAGCGTAAGCGTGTAATGAAGAATGCTAATGCGgatttgcaaaaataaataaataattgacataGTGATaggaaatcaaataaacataatGAGAATAGAAAGTGATAGAATAGAAGTGAGGAGTACATTTAGTAATTAAAGATGTGAGATTAAAACATGAggagaaataaaatgaataacgaAATATTTATAgtgtattattaattaaactaactagtcagacaatgattaaaaaaacacattgaagaataaaataagtgatagagaccataaagaaataaaatagaaaaaagagctATCCACtagtatttataattatttttattttcctttttttatattaaagtcAAAAGGTTGACTTGAACTTAGTCAACACTGACGGAGTGCTGACATGGCGGGCTAGTCACCATCCTAAGCACATATAAAGAAGGTAGTGTAACCAtcagttttattttgttatggACTTTACAAAAAAAGGGCTGGGCCCAAAATGGAAAAGGTGCATACGTCAAGAAAATAAGTGTAAATAGtagttgttcattttatttcagaCTTTACAAAAATGGGCTAGGCCCAAAACGAAAAAGGGAGCATGTATAAAAATGTGGTGTAAACAAcaattgttgttgttttttgtaCGTTTTTTAGGATTGGTGATATGAACCCTcgtggcacaagggctgacttaggatcgtctaggattaaaccttgatggaaaatgcggaaattgattaaggaaaggatggaaaataagttggttaatttcgtgggtcttaataaggtggttcttggcataaaatggatgaatgggatggtaaaatgtaggttaagtggtggctggacagaaatatagaactggcaataactgaagctacagggctccaaatgaggtgattccaaaacgaggtgaaaggtctcgttttgaaagtcaatttaggatcaagaatcacttaatttgagtgggTAAAATGTGAGTTAtcgccacgagataattctgggcagaggtggattttctggaattgtggtttgaaagaacaagggtgaagatgaaaggaaggaaatactcactctttccagcgagggcaacacacaaaggttgtgaaagtcctttgatacagccagggtgttcttgaatcactcaagaatttaggagaatcactctcactaagataaaagagataaactctaattttttgaataaaactcaacttgtgtttattgataaaatggttcagcttatatagaagctttacaacagattttagtaatgacccactaagctagaattaaaataacttaatgccattaatctagggaattaaaaaaaaaattaatggctgagtgtaactgaaattgtggcaaccaaaagtcacccccaacagccaacaagtcagccaccatttggtctcccaaaaggctgatgcctaggttgccaattgggcccttattacaacttgaactaaacctactaaagcccttttagttgattaacccaaagcatatttttggtcagccaactttacaaggattggaccattatttagacaaactaaacactctaaaattgagacaaagtggtgacatttagtcctcctccatttgggccatgatacaactcacaaccttggacttttctccttgaaacttgggcttgtattcaaatagtatggaaaacacttgttgaagagcttccttggctttccttgctctagcccttgtcataggccctccaagtccttcaagtggatccttgcccttgctcttggtcatgtcctcatcagttGAGTTGGAAATGGTCAGGGCGACCCGACCCAACCCGCATTTAGGCAATAGGGTTGAAACAATCCTAGATGACCTAGCCCCAAAATGGCGCGCCTCCCCGGCACCACTGGTGCATGGCATCACGACGCGAGGCAGTCACGGGGATGATGGCGACGACAGTGGCACGGAGGTGGCCCACGGTGGTGCCATGCTAGCTTCATCAAAAattagaagaaggaagaagaaaaaaaatagaagagaaggaTGACAGAATGCGAAAACACCAAGAAAAGAATGATATCATCATGTACAAATCTCGCTGGTGACCATGGAGCTCACTGGCGAGACGAACTGCGAGGCTTtgtaggagaaaaaaaaaagaaaaacagagaagaggaagaagaaaagggaaagAGGGAGAAGAAATGAGAGAGTGAGGGAATGAGGGATTATCTGGTGACCCCTCTCTCTTCTCTGACATTGTGGCCAAATGGCGCAATGTAACTGGTGTGTTTGTCTTCCTCAGAATCCGCGTTGCTTTGTGCATTAATTGTCAtactttccttctttccttttttttttatgtagagTGTTATCCTCTTCTTGACCTAATGAGCTCTCCTTAAGAGCCCAATAGATCAcacaaccattttttttattttacttttagtattcttcttctttttttttgtttttttctcttttttttgtcattcatatttttcttcacgttttctcttcttttttttttcttttttttcgttTCCTTTTTTcacgttttctttctttctctttgttttttgcttattcatattttttgtttttttcttttcttttcttctctttattattattattacttttatatgttttcttttttcttttttttttcttttagacccagacaaaattagggtgTGACAGGGACATTAACATGTCATTAcaataaaatgtgtttttagtaacattttgaaaaatgttaccAATATCTTTTCGcgatattttatcaaatgttgTATTAGGCCTACATCGCTAAAGACTTTTGGCAACATTTTTATACACTAAAaggtaacatttttaaaaaatgttactaatttaacattttgtaacattttttacatattaatatcaacattttaaaaatgttaccaACCTAGCATtttgtaacatttttaaaattttgttaaattaatgggacatttatataaaaaaaaaatgttatattccCTTATCCTCCCCAGCCTAAACATGACCTTAAGAGTAGTTTCCATGTAGACCACATGTTGATAGAATTCGTAGTAATGAttccataaaattaaaattatgcaaATGCTAGATACAAAATCATTCCCAAgcctttaattaattagaaacgCGAGTGGAAACATAGTGTAAGTAAGTTATGGTTTCCCAtatctaaaacataaaatgcaATGGTACATAACATTAAAGAAAAGGAGCAGAGAGGATTCAATTGTATTCCATGTCCATCTCGTTTCCTCTTTTTATCACTCAGACTTTTTACAAAGTACTTTTGTTCTTGTTTTCATCTTACTTTTAGTCTTATTActctttcttccttttagtCTTCTTATCCAGGAGAAAGATATCTTGATTCAGAGCACACAACAATTAGAAAGTGAACAACTTAGCAATATGcttacataaataatatttatgactTATGGGCACGGGCTTCCGCTTCCAAATCATCCTCAATGCGGCTAAGAATGATGCTTATCATAATATTTGCTTCGTCCtctagaaggaaaaaaacatgGATAAATAATGGAACTGACATTCTTTGAAGTATGCAAATATGCTTACAGAAAATTGCAGTAGATACATAAGCGAAAAAGAAATAGACATCTAGGGAGGAAAAAATCCTATAATTATACCTCATCCAAGGCATCCTCTAAAAACCCAGGAGAAAGTTGATGCCTCCTTTCCACAACTGGAGTATACTTTTGGTTCACCTTCTTACGCTTTCAGTTAAAAGGAACGTTAGCCCAGATATTTTGACTTTCAGCTTGTTAAAAATATAGAGAAATTAGATGATGGTACCCAAGAGACACTATAAGCATGTAACTTGAATTATTGATTATACCTTctccttttcctccttttcccTATTAGGATCGATGTCAGTAATGCAGTTTTTAACCTTAAAAACCTTCTAATGCCCTTGAGTACGTCAACACGAGTAGAAAACAGTCGGTGAGAATTTTATGACAAGGAAGATGGTATATACCTCATTTTCCTTAATAACCTTCCTTGTGATTGGAGGATTCCCTGTAAGCATGTAAACATAGACCATTGAGGGGAAACAATAATTCATCAAGAAATCCATGAGAATAAAGAAATTCACCTTATCATGTCTAAGGAAAAGATGTGCTTGATCATGTTGTGCATCTTGCATTGATATGTCAAGAACTTCATTTCC
Protein-coding sequences here:
- the LOC100781816 gene encoding UDP-N-acetylglucosamine transferase subunit alg14-like: MDKSNGCSFSSISSIAVFSSVVFVVSLIFVRLLYVLYCSSKPLSKRASKPFSTLIILGSGGHIAEMLNLLAVLQKGRFNPRFYIVVAIDNMSLQKAQLLENSLAAEKLYLILMMKKLICTFMMRRGSISRRYCGKQQIGSILRSRQPRKQLQQLARKLLRQNLKTVRRIY